A segment of the [Limnothrix rosea] IAM M-220 genome:
CACCGTTGGCACAGATGTCTTCCTCACCGACTTAGCACGGGAATTAGCCACAGAACTGGGTCTAGAAGCTCCAGAGGAAATCTATCGGGAAGAAACCCTCAAGTTTGACACTTTTGATCCCGCTGACCCCGCTGCCTATGTGCAACAGCAAATTGATGAATATGGCGTTTAATTTTTAGGAGTTTTTTACCATGGCAGTCACTAGTAAACGACTACCAAAATCAGCCTACGCCCGACCGAAAGAATCCCTTTGGCAAAACGAAAATTTTCTGGCATTTTTGCTATTTCTCGGTGCGCTGATTACCTTTCTCACCGTCTGGGAAATCGGCGCTCGCATGGAGCTTCTCGCCAAGGGGATGCCTACTGCTTCTAAAACCCTTGAGGAATTGTGGTGGTGGACGACCCACCCCTTTTTCGACAATGGCCCTAATGACTTGGGGATTGGGTGGAATTTACTGATTAGTCTCCGGCGGGTGGCGATCGGCTATATTGCAGCTTCTGTGGTCGCTGTCCCCCTCGGAATTTTAATCGGCATTTCTCCCATCGCCAGAAAAGGTTTCAATCCTTTTATCCAGCTGCTGAAGCCCGTTTCTCCCTTGGCTTGGCTACCCCTCGGTCTCTATATCCTGCGCGATTCGGAGCAGACTGGTGTCTTTATCATCTTCATTTCTAGTATCTGGCCGACATTAATTAATACCTCCTTTGGTGTTGCGAATGTCAGTAAAGAATATTTGGACGTGACAAAAACCCTTGGTGCTTCTCGCTTCCGAACTATTTTTAAGGTAATTATTCCAGCTGCCCTGCCCAACATTTTGTCGGGTCTCAGGATCAGTATGGGGATTGCTTGGCTGGTGATTGTCGCGGCAGAAATGCTGTTGGGAACGGGGCTCGGCTATTTCATTTGGAATGAGTGGAATAACTTATATATTCCCAATATTCTGGTGGCGATTTTTATCAT
Coding sequences within it:
- the ntrB gene encoding nitrate ABC transporter permease — its product is MAVTSKRLPKSAYARPKESLWQNENFLAFLLFLGALITFLTVWEIGARMELLAKGMPTASKTLEELWWWTTHPFFDNGPNDLGIGWNLLISLRRVAIGYIAASVVAVPLGILIGISPIARKGFNPFIQLLKPVSPLAWLPLGLYILRDSEQTGVFIIFISSIWPTLINTSFGVANVSKEYLDVTKTLGASRFRTIFKVIIPAALPNILSGLRISMGIAWLVIVAAEMLLGTGLGYFIWNEWNNLYIPNILVAIFIIGLVGLILDSCFAAVEKFVAFGRK